The following coding sequences are from one bacterium window:
- the lptC gene encoding LPS export ABC transporter periplasmic protein LptC gives MSAKSWGMRRGRGPQRLVSALAQAAAATGWLLLLAGIAAADEDKRTLDLEGMTYVSSHGAFNELVLDAEQANIKPADDTALLAGVHVILASAVAGPRGRGGLDMTCDTGTVFLDSGDFVAEGDVRGTTGDGRRFRTTRLRYNHEKGLVITDVPVSIRDRAGTYRGGGFQYWVRENRFKLSGGASVVAQ, from the coding sequence ATGAGTGCCAAAAGCTGGGGGATGCGGCGCGGGCGTGGGCCCCAGAGGCTGGTTTCAGCTCTTGCCCAAGCTGCTGCGGCCACCGGTTGGCTTCTGCTCCTGGCTGGGATCGCTGCTGCTGATGAAGACAAACGCACCCTCGATCTCGAGGGCATGACGTACGTCTCCAGCCATGGCGCGTTCAACGAGTTGGTGCTCGATGCCGAGCAGGCCAACATCAAGCCCGCGGATGACACGGCCCTTCTCGCGGGCGTGCACGTCATCCTGGCTTCGGCTGTTGCCGGTCCGCGGGGTCGCGGGGGGCTCGATATGACCTGCGATACGGGAACCGTGTTTCTGGATAGCGGAGATTTCGTCGCCGAAGGCGATGTGCGGGGCACGACCGGCGACGGCCGGCGCTTCCGTACGACCCGGCTCCGCTACAACCATGAGAAGGGACTGGTCATCACGGATGTACCGGTCTCGATCCGAGACAGGGCCGGAACCTATCGCGGAGGTGGGTTCCAGTATTGGGTTCGCGAGAACCGCTTCAAGCTTTCGGGCGGAGCATCGGTGGTAGCGCAATGA
- the lptB gene encoding LPS export ABC transporter ATP-binding protein → MTGTRITTQGITKRYGDRNVVDGLDLDIGPGEIVGLLGPNGAGKTTTFNMIVGGIRPTAGRVILGKQDVTDLPMFQRARLGVVYLPQEPSVFRKLSVADNVNAILETVESESSRRRERLEQLLSELGIADKAGQRADSLSGGERRRVEIARALVLDPKFLLLDEPFTGIDPIAVIDIQKIIEQLKMRGIGIVITEHKVRETLEICDRAYIIKDGRIIRHGTPDEIASDPEIREIYLGENFQLR, encoded by the coding sequence ATGACGGGAACCCGGATCACGACCCAGGGGATCACCAAGCGCTACGGCGACCGGAATGTGGTGGATGGGCTCGATCTGGACATCGGTCCGGGTGAGATCGTGGGGCTCCTCGGGCCGAACGGTGCGGGCAAGACGACCACGTTCAACATGATCGTGGGTGGTATCCGGCCGACTGCGGGCAGGGTGATCCTTGGCAAGCAGGACGTGACCGACCTCCCGATGTTCCAGCGGGCACGCCTGGGTGTGGTGTATCTACCCCAGGAACCCTCGGTCTTTCGAAAACTCTCGGTTGCAGACAACGTGAACGCGATCTTGGAGACGGTCGAATCGGAATCGTCCCGGCGCCGGGAACGCCTGGAACAACTGCTGTCAGAGCTCGGGATTGCCGATAAGGCTGGGCAGCGGGCGGACTCGCTCTCCGGCGGTGAACGGCGGCGAGTGGAGATTGCCCGGGCCCTGGTCCTGGATCCGAAATTCCTGTTGCTGGACGAGCCGTTCACGGGGATCGACCCGATCGCCGTGATCGACATCCAGAAAATCATCGAGCAGCTCAAGATGCGAGGCATTGGCATCGTGATTACCGAACACAAGGTCCGAGAGACGCTCGAGATCTGTGATCGCGCCTACATCATCAAAGACGGCCGGATCATCCGGCACGGAACGCCCGACGAGATTGCAAGCGACCCCGAGATTCGCGAGATCTACCTGGGCGAGAACTTCCAGCTCCGTTAG
- the rpoN gene encoding RNA polymerase factor sigma-54: MGIELKLQLKMSQQLVMTPQLQQAIKLLQLSRLELEQTVQQELQENPVLEVLEIDEELPKDVGREEERPDNAPAEASGEVADPREASDADKIADIDWQNYIDAYPQTGMGTGVIRDDDERPGFEATLTQRESLQDHLEWQIGLSTFTDAEKAAAGWILGNLDERGYLRSTVEEIARQSGIDEKEVEQTLERVQRLDPPGVAARDLRECLLSQLGPLCIKDPLVHTLIDQYLDALQKRDFRRIARELLISVEEVSAASKVIAQLEPRPGRAYGGDEPIYITPDIYVYKVADEFHIVLNEDGLPKLKINSLYRDVLAKDRSVEKETRTYVQEKVRAAMWLIKSIHQRQRTIYRVMESIVRHQREFFERGVAYLKPLNLRDVADDIGMHESTVSRVTTNKYTHTPQGIFELKYFFNSSINRVQGEAIASESVKAKIKKIITNEDGRRPLSDQRIAEMLKTANIDIARRTVTKYRESMNILSSTRRREVG, from the coding sequence ATGGGAATCGAGCTCAAGCTCCAGCTGAAGATGTCCCAGCAGCTGGTGATGACCCCCCAGCTGCAGCAGGCGATCAAGCTGCTTCAGCTCTCTCGGCTCGAGCTCGAGCAGACGGTCCAGCAGGAGTTGCAGGAAAACCCGGTTCTCGAAGTCCTCGAGATCGATGAGGAACTGCCGAAGGACGTAGGCCGCGAAGAGGAGCGGCCGGACAATGCGCCGGCCGAAGCCTCCGGCGAAGTGGCCGATCCGCGGGAAGCATCCGATGCGGACAAGATCGCGGACATCGATTGGCAGAACTACATCGATGCCTATCCCCAGACCGGCATGGGTACGGGCGTCATCCGCGACGACGACGAGCGCCCGGGGTTCGAAGCCACCCTGACCCAGCGTGAATCGCTCCAGGACCACCTGGAGTGGCAGATCGGTCTCTCGACGTTCACGGACGCGGAGAAGGCTGCAGCGGGCTGGATTCTCGGGAACCTGGATGAACGAGGCTATCTGCGCTCGACTGTCGAGGAGATCGCACGCCAATCCGGGATCGACGAGAAGGAGGTCGAGCAGACCCTCGAACGGGTCCAGCGTCTCGACCCGCCCGGTGTGGCTGCGCGAGATCTACGCGAGTGCCTGTTGAGCCAGCTGGGTCCGCTGTGCATCAAGGACCCCCTGGTTCACACCCTGATCGACCAGTACCTGGACGCATTGCAGAAACGCGACTTCCGCCGGATCGCCCGCGAGTTGTTGATCAGCGTCGAGGAAGTGTCTGCTGCATCCAAGGTGATCGCCCAACTCGAGCCGCGGCCGGGCCGCGCCTACGGTGGCGATGAACCGATCTACATCACCCCGGATATCTACGTCTACAAGGTGGCCGACGAGTTCCACATCGTGTTGAACGAGGACGGGTTACCGAAGCTGAAGATCAACAGTCTCTACCGCGATGTGCTTGCGAAGGATCGCTCGGTCGAGAAAGAGACGCGCACCTACGTTCAGGAAAAGGTCCGTGCGGCGATGTGGTTGATCAAATCGATCCACCAACGCCAGCGTACGATCTACCGGGTGATGGAGAGCATCGTCCGGCACCAAAGGGAATTCTTCGAGCGCGGCGTCGCCTACCTGAAGCCGTTGAACCTGCGGGATGTCGCGGATGACATCGGCATGCACGAATCCACGGTCAGCCGAGTGACCACGAACAAGTACACCCATACTCCCCAGGGGATCTTCGAGCTGAAGTATTTCTTCAATTCGAGCATCAATCGGGTCCAGGGTGAGGCGATCGCCAGCGAGAGCGTCAAGGCGAAGATCAAGAAGATCATCACGAACGAGGATGGCCGGAGGCCCCTCTCGGATCAGCGGATTGCGGAAATGCTGAAGACCGCCAACATCGATATTGCCCGCCGGACGGTGACGAAATACCGGGAATCCATGAACATCCTATCCTCGACTCGAAGGCGGGAAGTCGGCTAG
- a CDS encoding PTS sugar transporter subunit IIA: MKIMDILVKDAVILDIESQEKDAVLLELAKRLAAAEPVLDEERLHKVLVEREALQSTGIGDGVAIPHGKLAGLSRLVASFARSKAGVDFQSIDGQKTHLFFLLVVPEHSGGQHLKALARISRFFRDASFRKALEEASTTEDVLQAIEEEDGKF; this comes from the coding sequence ATGAAGATCATGGACATCCTCGTCAAGGACGCCGTGATCCTGGACATCGAATCGCAAGAGAAGGACGCGGTTCTTCTCGAGCTTGCCAAACGGCTGGCAGCGGCAGAGCCCGTGCTCGATGAGGAACGCCTGCACAAGGTTCTCGTCGAGCGAGAGGCGCTCCAGAGCACGGGCATCGGGGACGGGGTGGCCATTCCCCACGGCAAGCTTGCCGGCCTTTCCCGACTGGTGGCCTCCTTCGCTCGCAGCAAGGCCGGAGTGGATTTCCAATCCATCGACGGCCAGAAAACCCATTTGTTCTTCCTCCTGGTGGTACCGGAGCACTCCGGGGGCCAGCACCTGAAGGCACTGGCCCGCATTTCACGATTCTTCCGGGACGCCTCGTTTCGCAAGGCGCTCGAGGAGGCCTCGACCACGGAGGATGTCCTCCAGGCGATCGAGGAAGAGGACGGCAAGTTCTGA
- the rapZ gene encoding RNase adapter RapZ codes for MHAADQRIVFVSGLSGSGKSTAMAALEDLAFYCVDNLPAPLTPQFLDLCAGSTPPITKVALAIDTRESAFLNAIPAVVEDLRRSGAAVTVVFLECATEVLVNRYRETRRVHPLAQDGSVTTGIETERELLTDVSRLADVTIDTSQLNVHELRETIVGAVAGHTRQTIVNLTSFGFRYGVPTAAELLFDVRFLPNPHFEAGLRPGTGMDEPVAAFVLKDARTSTLLNHLHQLLEFLLPCYDDEGKAYLTVGVGCTGGRHRSVAIVETLRGWLDELGREVNVTHRDVGKST; via the coding sequence ATGCATGCTGCAGACCAGCGAATCGTCTTCGTGAGCGGGCTCTCGGGAAGCGGCAAGAGCACGGCCATGGCTGCGCTCGAGGATCTCGCGTTCTATTGCGTCGACAATCTGCCGGCGCCCCTCACGCCCCAGTTTCTCGATCTATGTGCGGGCTCGACGCCCCCGATCACCAAGGTCGCACTGGCCATCGATACCCGGGAGAGTGCGTTCCTGAACGCGATCCCGGCGGTGGTCGAGGATCTGCGGCGATCCGGCGCGGCGGTCACCGTCGTCTTTCTCGAGTGTGCCACCGAAGTGCTCGTGAATCGCTACCGGGAGACGCGGCGCGTGCATCCCCTGGCCCAGGACGGCTCCGTCACGACCGGCATCGAAACCGAACGGGAGCTGTTGACCGATGTCTCCAGGCTGGCGGATGTGACCATCGATACCAGCCAGCTGAACGTTCACGAGCTGCGTGAGACGATCGTGGGGGCCGTTGCGGGGCACACCCGCCAGACCATCGTCAACCTGACTTCCTTCGGTTTCCGCTACGGCGTTCCCACGGCCGCGGAGCTGCTCTTCGATGTGCGGTTCCTTCCGAATCCCCACTTCGAAGCCGGGCTGCGGCCTGGTACGGGCATGGACGAGCCAGTCGCCGCATTCGTCCTGAAGGACGCGCGGACCAGCACCCTCTTGAACCATCTGCACCAACTGCTCGAGTTCCTGCTCCCTTGCTACGACGACGAAGGAAAGGCCTATCTTACGGTGGGCGTCGGCTGCACGGGCGGCCGACACCGCTCGGTGGCGATCGTCGAGACCCTGCGCGGCTGGCTCGATGAGCTGGGCCGCGAAGTGAACGTGACCCATCGGGATGTAGGCAAGAGCACATGA
- a CDS encoding PTS sugar transporter subunit IIA, producing MKLAASDNGENELKTGVMIVSHYRLGEEMLQALRLIVPEAPPFQAVGIEPKQAVDDMRAAIAERLETVDRGEGVLILTDMFGGTPSNISLSFLDEHRVEVVTGVNLPMLIKLATWSDPPPLEELARRIRDYGQRDIKVASELLPDRSGPQEDRSGSQEPAGG from the coding sequence ATGAAGCTCGCGGCTTCCGACAACGGAGAAAACGAATTGAAGACCGGCGTGATGATCGTGTCCCACTACCGCCTCGGCGAGGAGATGCTGCAGGCTCTGCGCTTGATCGTGCCCGAGGCACCGCCGTTCCAAGCCGTAGGAATCGAACCCAAGCAGGCGGTGGACGACATGCGCGCGGCCATCGCAGAGCGCCTGGAAACGGTCGATCGGGGCGAGGGCGTGCTGATCCTGACGGATATGTTCGGGGGAACGCCGTCCAATATCAGCCTGTCCTTCCTCGACGAGCACCGGGTCGAGGTGGTGACCGGCGTCAATCTCCCGATGCTGATCAAGCTCGCCACCTGGAGCGATCCGCCGCCCCTCGAGGAGTTGGCTCGCAGGATCCGTGACTACGGCCAGCGCGATATCAAGGTCGCGAGCGAGCTCCTACCGGATCGGTCAGGCCCCCAGGAAGATCGGTCAGGCTCCCAGGAGCCGGCCGGAGGATGA
- a CDS encoding HPr family phosphocarrier protein: MEKAFVVASELGLHARPAGEFANLAGRFDAEVEVSRGGEWVSSRSVLSLLSLAASQGTSLQLRAEGPDAAAAVEALGTLIERPELPA; encoded by the coding sequence GTGGAGAAGGCGTTCGTCGTGGCCAGCGAGCTCGGCCTGCATGCCCGTCCCGCAGGGGAATTCGCCAATCTGGCCGGCCGGTTCGACGCAGAGGTCGAAGTCTCCCGGGGCGGCGAGTGGGTGAGCAGCCGAAGCGTTCTCTCGCTCCTCTCCCTGGCGGCCTCTCAGGGGACGTCTCTCCAGCTCCGAGCCGAGGGGCCGGACGCCGCGGCCGCCGTCGAGGCCCTGGGCACCCTCATCGAGCGTCCGGAACTGCCCGCCTGA
- a CDS encoding methionine adenosyltransferase has translation MAARSVFTSESVSMGHPDKLCDQVSDAVLDAMLAQDRNSRVACETLTTTGLVMIAGEVTTNAQVELAPLIRSVVHDIGYTSSEMGFDAATCAVQIALGQQSPDISQGVSEGEGLHKEQGAGDQGMMFGFACTETPELMPAPIHFSHKLIESHRGKLESGELDYLRPDAKSQVSIEYEDDVPARISAVVLSTQHSPDVSHNQLKKEIAEQVIRPTLPAELLDDDTVFHVNPTGRFVVGGPMGDAGLTGRKIIVDTYGGMGRHGGGAFSGKDPSKVDRSGAYAARWVAKNLVKAGVATRCEVQLAYAIGVAEPVSVRVDTFGTSTADWVELERLVRKHFDLTPAGIIDALGLRAPIYRPTSYHGHFGREGFPWEATDKADAIRGDS, from the coding sequence ATGGCTGCCCGTTCCGTTTTCACGTCCGAATCCGTTTCCATGGGTCACCCGGACAAGCTTTGCGACCAGGTCTCGGATGCGGTTCTCGATGCCATGCTCGCCCAGGATCGGAACTCGCGGGTCGCCTGCGAGACGCTCACCACGACCGGCCTGGTGATGATTGCCGGTGAGGTCACGACCAACGCCCAGGTGGAGTTGGCGCCTCTGATCCGCAGCGTGGTCCATGACATCGGCTACACGAGCTCCGAGATGGGCTTCGACGCCGCGACATGCGCCGTCCAGATCGCGCTGGGCCAGCAGTCGCCGGATATCTCCCAGGGTGTGAGCGAGGGCGAGGGCCTGCACAAGGAACAGGGTGCCGGCGACCAGGGCATGATGTTCGGCTTCGCCTGCACCGAAACGCCCGAGCTGATGCCCGCGCCGATCCACTTCTCCCACAAGCTGATCGAGTCGCATCGCGGAAAGCTGGAGAGCGGAGAGCTCGACTACCTGCGGCCCGATGCCAAGAGCCAGGTCTCCATCGAGTACGAAGACGACGTTCCCGCGCGCATCTCGGCGGTCGTGCTCTCCACCCAGCATTCGCCGGATGTCAGCCACAACCAGCTGAAGAAGGAGATCGCCGAGCAGGTGATCCGGCCGACGCTACCGGCCGAGCTCCTCGATGACGACACCGTGTTCCATGTCAACCCGACCGGCCGCTTCGTGGTCGGTGGCCCGATGGGCGATGCCGGCTTGACCGGTCGCAAAATCATCGTGGATACCTACGGGGGGATGGGCCGTCACGGCGGAGGCGCCTTTTCCGGCAAGGACCCGAGCAAGGTCGATCGCAGCGGTGCCTACGCGGCCCGCTGGGTGGCGAAGAATCTGGTGAAGGCCGGTGTGGCGACCCGCTGCGAGGTGCAATTGGCCTACGCGATCGGTGTGGCCGAGCCCGTGTCCGTGCGGGTCGACACGTTCGGTACCAGCACGGCCGATTGGGTCGAGCTCGAGCGCCTGGTCCGCAAGCATTTCGATCTGACGCCTGCGGGAATCATCGATGCCCTGGGCCTCCGTGCACCGATCTACCGGCCGACGTCGTATCACGGCCACTTCGGCCGAGAGGGCTTCCCCTGGGAGGCCACCGACAAGGCCGACGCGATCCGGGGAGACTCCTAG
- the yajC gene encoding preprotein translocase subunit YajC, which produces MVGGGWILLQAQGGGSALEFLFPMAMIFLIFYFLLIRPQQKKQKEHDDMLKAVEKGDRVVTTGGLHGEVVGSSEEVLTLDVGTQKGQLKVKVDRTRIERRIEKKGAPE; this is translated from the coding sequence ATGGTAGGCGGCGGCTGGATCCTCCTTCAGGCTCAGGGTGGCGGCAGCGCACTCGAGTTCCTGTTTCCCATGGCCATGATCTTCCTGATCTTCTACTTCCTGCTGATCCGTCCGCAGCAGAAGAAGCAGAAAGAGCATGACGACATGCTCAAGGCTGTCGAAAAGGGCGATCGGGTCGTTACGACCGGAGGCCTTCACGGCGAGGTCGTCGGCAGCTCCGAGGAGGTCCTGACCCTCGACGTGGGCACCCAGAAGGGGCAGTTGAAGGTGAAGGTCGATCGCACCCGCATCGAGCGGCGAATCGAAAAGAAGGGGGCCCCGGAATGA
- the secD gene encoding protein translocase subunit SecD, whose protein sequence is MSLRLRLGAVVALVLLLGWQAVGGFFEPDQREAAWWLPDDAVRLGLDLRGGIHMVLSPDLEVALDRELNSLKDGFEQTLTDESVTGVKLFVSDREFHIQPSAPADAAKVEELLADWNVVDIARPDAIEFVLTLTTETTERVRNEAMGQALEVLRRRIDDPQTGIPESVITKQGKERILIQIPGMDRVPDILGTTGFLEFKIVQDVAPTEDLLRAKYESGLPDGMIIGFERDRESDRILNAYLIPANADITGERLTDARVGFDNRRNEWLVTFTWDAEGGRVFGELTEANLQKPLAIILDGSVFSAPTIQSRISRNGQITGRFTSQEATDLAIILRAGALPIPLRIEEERTIGPALGADSIQRGLRASFAGLLMIVVFMLGYYRLSGGYASIALFVNLVMIGGLMSIFQGTLTVPGIAGLVLTVGMAVDANVIIFERIREEVKAGRTPRAAIAAGFQKARWTILDANITTLGTAIILYSYGTGPIKGFAVTLSVGILTSVFAALVLTRLLYEVHPGQKSVSELSI, encoded by the coding sequence ATGAGCCTGCGCTTGCGTCTCGGGGCCGTCGTGGCCCTGGTGCTGTTGCTCGGCTGGCAGGCGGTCGGTGGCTTCTTCGAACCGGACCAGCGCGAGGCGGCCTGGTGGCTGCCCGACGACGCCGTCCGTCTTGGGCTCGATCTGCGCGGCGGGATCCACATGGTCCTCTCGCCGGATCTCGAGGTTGCCCTGGACCGGGAACTCAACTCCCTGAAGGACGGCTTCGAGCAAACCCTCACCGACGAGTCGGTTACTGGCGTCAAGCTGTTCGTCAGCGATCGGGAATTCCACATCCAGCCTTCCGCACCGGCCGATGCGGCGAAGGTCGAGGAACTCCTGGCCGATTGGAACGTGGTGGATATCGCACGGCCGGACGCGATCGAGTTCGTACTCACGCTCACGACCGAAACAACGGAACGCGTGCGCAACGAGGCGATGGGACAAGCGCTCGAGGTCTTGCGGCGACGCATCGACGATCCTCAGACGGGCATCCCCGAATCCGTGATCACCAAGCAAGGCAAGGAACGGATCCTCATCCAGATTCCCGGCATGGACCGGGTTCCGGACATCCTCGGCACGACCGGTTTCCTCGAGTTCAAGATCGTGCAGGACGTGGCGCCTACAGAGGATCTGCTGCGGGCGAAGTACGAATCCGGGCTTCCCGACGGGATGATCATCGGGTTCGAGAGGGATCGGGAATCGGATCGGATCCTGAATGCCTATCTGATCCCCGCCAATGCGGATATCACCGGTGAGCGCTTGACCGACGCGCGGGTCGGGTTCGACAACCGTCGCAACGAGTGGCTGGTGACCTTCACCTGGGATGCGGAGGGTGGACGGGTCTTCGGCGAACTGACAGAAGCGAACCTGCAGAAGCCTCTGGCGATCATTCTCGACGGGAGCGTGTTCAGCGCGCCGACGATTCAGTCGCGGATCTCACGCAATGGGCAGATCACGGGGCGCTTCACCTCCCAGGAAGCCACCGATCTGGCAATCATCCTGCGCGCCGGTGCGCTGCCGATTCCGCTGCGGATCGAGGAGGAGCGCACCATCGGGCCCGCGCTCGGCGCCGATTCGATCCAACGCGGCTTGCGTGCCTCGTTCGCCGGTTTGCTGATGATCGTCGTGTTCATGCTCGGCTACTACCGGCTCTCCGGCGGTTACGCGAGCATCGCGTTGTTCGTCAATCTGGTGATGATCGGCGGTCTGATGTCGATCTTTCAAGGCACACTCACCGTACCCGGTATCGCGGGGCTGGTGCTCACGGTCGGTATGGCGGTCGATGCCAACGTGATCATCTTCGAGCGGATTCGCGAGGAGGTCAAAGCGGGCCGCACGCCCCGTGCCGCGATTGCGGCGGGCTTCCAGAAGGCGCGCTGGACGATCCTCGATGCGAACATCACCACCCTCGGCACCGCGATCATCCTGTACAGCTACGGCACCGGCCCGATCAAGGGCTTCGCCGTGACCCTCTCCGTGGGCATTCTCACCAGCGTGTTCGCAGCGCTCGTACTCACTCGGCTGCTCTACGAGGTCCACCCCGGCCAGAAGAGCGTGTCCGAGCTTTCGATCTAG
- the secF gene encoding protein translocase subunit SecF — translation MSVEIIKSDTHIDFLSKWRICVALSVALIVAGLIGVATRGVQLGIDFAGGTEVQIRFHEGVIADEGAIREVVSGLDIEGASVIRYGTPETNEFLIKFPGERRIEHEEESQEGTLAATNDRIIALDEALTGEIGAHDRQRVEFVGPKVGAELRDDGLRAMGIAGLLILAYIAFRFSTRFAPGAVVALVHDVLITCSIWVLLGLEFDLRVLAALLAIMGYSLNDTIIVYDRVRENMELRTKHDLKEVLNRSVNQTLSRTLLTSITTLTAVLCLLFLGGDVVLPFALAMAIGVVIGTYSSIYIASPTLLWLETYMAGGAAGGASPGDAKKPKGGKKKGRGKSAKAAL, via the coding sequence GTGTCCGTCGAGATCATCAAGTCCGACACCCATATCGATTTCCTCTCGAAGTGGCGTATCTGCGTGGCGCTCTCGGTGGCGCTCATCGTCGCCGGCCTCATCGGCGTGGCCACCCGCGGCGTCCAGCTGGGAATCGATTTCGCGGGCGGGACCGAGGTCCAGATCCGCTTCCACGAAGGCGTGATCGCGGACGAGGGTGCGATTCGCGAGGTCGTCTCAGGGCTCGACATCGAGGGCGCGAGCGTCATTCGCTACGGCACGCCGGAAACGAACGAGTTCCTGATCAAATTCCCGGGCGAGCGGCGCATCGAGCACGAAGAGGAGTCGCAGGAAGGCACCCTGGCCGCCACCAACGACCGGATCATTGCGCTCGACGAAGCGCTCACCGGTGAGATCGGCGCCCACGATCGCCAACGTGTGGAGTTCGTCGGCCCCAAGGTCGGAGCGGAACTGCGCGATGATGGCCTTCGCGCGATGGGCATCGCCGGCCTTCTGATCCTCGCCTACATCGCCTTCCGTTTCTCCACGCGCTTCGCGCCAGGAGCCGTCGTGGCTCTCGTCCACGATGTCTTGATCACCTGTTCCATCTGGGTCTTGCTCGGGCTCGAGTTCGATCTGCGGGTGCTTGCGGCCCTGCTGGCCATCATGGGCTACAGCCTGAACGATACGATCATCGTCTACGACCGGGTGCGCGAGAACATGGAGCTCCGCACGAAGCACGACCTGAAGGAAGTGCTGAACCGAAGCGTGAACCAGACCCTCTCGCGAACCTTGTTGACGTCGATCACCACCCTGACGGCGGTGCTCTGCCTGCTCTTCCTGGGCGGCGATGTCGTGCTGCCCTTCGCGCTGGCCATGGCCATCGGCGTCGTCATCGGCACCTATTCTTCGATCTACATCGCGAGCCCGACCCTGCTGTGGCTCGAGACCTATATGGCAGGCGGGGCCGCCGGTGGGGCCTCTCCCGGGGATGCGAAGAAGCCGAAGGGCGGCAAGAAGAAAGGCCGGGGGAAATCGGCCAAGGCGGCCCTCTAG
- a CDS encoding PilZ domain-containing protein, producing MHDGLSSAARASERRNNARHSCRIRCQLRRGRRWEKGILVNVSLSGLAVESPFRADEGDPIHVRIDAPGRKQVRLQGIVWRMRTARTSRLTEAWTLGMVINEAGNDFLELVAFEAQRSQQRSGTHPRQGAAPRIASRPASSLLPKPKINRWFRVRVRHRENHSVRLLSVAGGCKAEASRYALEEVGDRWEILDLRPV from the coding sequence ATGCATGATGGGCTCAGCTCCGCCGCACGGGCCAGCGAACGCAGGAACAACGCTCGCCACTCCTGCCGGATTCGCTGCCAATTGCGTCGAGGACGCCGCTGGGAGAAGGGCATCCTGGTCAACGTGTCCCTCTCTGGCCTGGCAGTGGAGAGTCCGTTCCGAGCGGACGAGGGCGACCCGATCCACGTCCGAATCGACGCTCCCGGCCGAAAGCAGGTTCGCCTTCAGGGCATCGTCTGGCGGATGCGAACGGCTCGGACGAGCCGCCTCACCGAGGCTTGGACGCTCGGCATGGTGATCAACGAGGCCGGGAACGATTTCCTGGAACTCGTCGCCTTCGAGGCGCAGAGAAGTCAGCAACGCTCCGGCACGCATCCTCGCCAAGGTGCAGCACCCCGCATTGCCTCTCGGCCCGCATCGAGCCTTCTACCGAAACCAAAGATCAACCGGTGGTTTCGCGTCCGAGTTCGACACCGGGAGAACCACAGCGTGCGTCTGCTCTCCGTCGCCGGCGGCTGCAAGGCGGAGGCCTCCCGATACGCGCTCGAAGAGGTTGGAGACCGTTGGGAGATCCTAGATCTCCGTCCGGTCTAG
- a CDS encoding PilZ domain-containing protein: MDRRKNGRRIQRRAQSTIRQRDADYQGMILDLSEGGLAVVCPADLEIGSSAEIEFPGLGQPVVVKAMIWNQRKVRYRRGESFAYGCIVENPGADFLDLIPDEKPHQATKIDSAVAAAGQTEGLEEARADLSEALEESAAAVEPRSFRVRICQRAGTRTKTLTLVAANEDEAREEAQASLGPEWDVLEVLAGRQKRQ; encoded by the coding sequence ATGGACCGAAGAAAGAATGGCCGGCGCATCCAGCGGCGGGCGCAATCCACGATTCGCCAGCGTGACGCGGACTATCAGGGCATGATCCTGGATCTTTCCGAAGGCGGTCTGGCGGTCGTCTGCCCCGCCGATCTCGAGATCGGTAGCTCTGCGGAAATCGAGTTCCCCGGGTTGGGCCAGCCCGTCGTCGTGAAGGCCATGATCTGGAATCAACGCAAGGTGCGGTACCGCAGGGGCGAGAGCTTTGCCTACGGCTGCATCGTCGAGAATCCCGGAGCGGATTTCCTGGATCTGATACCTGACGAGAAACCCCACCAGGCAACCAAAATCGATTCGGCGGTCGCCGCTGCCGGCCAGACTGAAGGGCTCGAGGAAGCGCGCGCTGATCTGTCGGAGGCCCTGGAAGAATCAGCGGCTGCAGTTGAGCCCCGGAGCTTTCGAGTGCGGATTTGCCAACGTGCTGGCACGCGCACGAAGACGTTGACGCTGGTGGCCGCGAATGAGGACGAAGCCCGCGAAGAGGCCCAGGCGTCCCTGGGCCCCGAGTGGGATGTCCTCGAAGTGCTCGCCGGCCGCCAGAAGAGGCAGTGA